In Plasmodium gaboni strain SY75 chromosome 14, whole genome shotgun sequence, one genomic interval encodes:
- a CDS encoding hypothetical protein (conserved Plasmodium protein, unknown function) — protein sequence MELNWREDFEQIEITINKEKDEGKKAFYNFFNSGDFFFVENYDYFELCNTQDILITEAYIKIVDKNDAINIDLYDRISIKKGDIKIRKNKKILILNLKKKEKKLWGYLHFFSIFVIYKNEVCPNLLKCSKEEKNNIMSKEHIFKAFMNKRRMDSLEHLKIMMKKEKSLNKEFLKKLEDEAQKIQCKLEEVKHEQFKIQKENIKKRAIDFIYDDKTEGWKDENDISNNKDDIYNKNHIPIDNNNNNNNNNNNSNNNSNNNNNSNYNQECENNLHNNNESDINKNKIIFYKNNIKNEKPVIGNNHNEKKVIELKFTQLKKNELPARESRNLKKSLSNYSSTKNFFLIILIEKAKKMFFKNLDFKSSLEVLKSITECISKGNKLIKEEHIKVSANISLLYLLTNNLDKCIEECDKCIDLINEEIKTYNVEHKHCEFIHKEENILKIFNSLEEIKSQNYIKYLYIIYVMVILRKIYASIKKKGKWIDVERSFISIQKIQEHLPSPIYKSIKLEMNNIKFFEVIKDYLLHKNVLNIKDIKNNLYTLNFEISKNKDIDDIFPLNVYITLKRSYYLKNLNLFYKNVINIFLCLYNILYRQNKIYSFLNNIESLNLSKFLLDIYILIMLLKNESVFYEKIIEIEKCKNYIENINVTNEILKILLSYISEDSQNEFNFVVQNIHFLKRLIYNTNINENDKNVNKRILDISEKTKYLNIINLSFSDMLLKYMDVLRKQKKNGIQKEIFAKDIICSEQNIVLNDMSIEFFSNNEYYKNIKENCELLKLKITFQIIKTMIYVFNLIQKIYKNKDKEKIYLRNMISILLLDLSYSISNLNDTSYILNYENLIISHLFLYFCFSFLYNFKYNEFIIDIYKKSQSSQTSNNFMSIENIKNEITKKKKKSIIKDMLNQDILLNNFYADYKNYMQKRKREKQMSSHHSMLRDNYINLMIGKICYLIKKIKNIKHNNMKMNICSNHNISNCVMLFVLIKNIYSNDISFSSPYFMKDKIYYMLCIQYNLILLNKNYKSSESINFSYVTLIKQNFNHSLFLNSDIQNMSHLCFTTDNMTIINNEYMNKYFNYFTNDTIIFNNIERNYFLKHVSNNNVEKLLYLYIQCVVWKHKKIKIFSNINICLLKLKANQNILIKFRNMIIKYMENLLIDFHILCFVLHLKKLNFGFYFFDHNSGIPTDLDQILLPVKELKKIFFKNKLEYQNIVKYYFIKFLKIKIELLSNLCG from the exons ATGGAATTAAATTGGAGGGAAGATTTTGAACAAATAGaaataacaataaataaagaaaaggatgaaggaaaaaaagcattttataatttttttaattctggtgattttttttttgttgagaattatgattattttgaattatGTAATACCCAAGACATATTAATAACAGAAGcttatataaaaatagttgataaaaatgatgctataaatatagatttatatgataggataagtataaaaaagggtgatataaaaatacggaagaacaaaaaaatattaattttaaatttaaaaaaaaaagaaaagaaattGTGGGgttatttacattttttctctatatttgttatttataaaaatgaagtATGTCcaaatttattaaaatgttcaaaggaagaaaaaaataatatcatgtcaaaagaacatatatttaaagcATTTATGAATAAAAGAAGGATGGATAGTTTAGAAcatttgaaaataatgatgaaaaaagaGAAAAGTTTGAATAAAGAATTTTTAAAGAAGTTAGAAGATGAAGCACAAAAAATTCAATGTAAATTGGAAGAGGTAAAACATGAACAATTTAAAATTCAAAAGGagaatattaaaaagagGGCTATCgattttatatatgatgataaaacAGAAGGATGGAAGgatgaaaatgatatatctaataataaggatgatatatacaataaaaatCACATACCaatagataataataataataataataataataataataatagtaataataatagtaataataataataatagtaattATAATCAAGAGTgtgaaaataatttacataataataatgaaagtgatataaataaaaataaaataatattttataagaataatataaaaaatgaaaaacCAGTTATTGGAAATAATCATAATGAAAAGAAAGTTATAGAATTAAAATTTAcacaattaaaaaaaaacgaaCTTCCTGCAAGAGAATCTAggaatttaaaaaaatcCTTATCTAATTATTCATCGACGaaaaacttttttttaattatacTAATTGAAAAGgcaaaaaaaatgttttttaaaaatttgGATTTTAAAAGTTCTTTAGAAGTATTAAAATCGATAACTGAATGTATTTCGAAGG gaaacaaattaataaaagagGAGCATATTAAAGTATCAGCTAACATTTCCTTATTATACCTATTAACAAACAACCTAGATAAATGTATTGAAGAATGTGACAAATGCATAGACCtaataaatgaagaaatcAAAACATATAATGTTGAACATAAACATTGTGAATTTATTcataaagaagaaaatatattaaaaatttttaattcattagaagaaataaaatctcaaaattatatcaaatatctttatattatatatgtaatggttatattaagaaaaatatatgcTAGCATTAAGAAGAAGGGAAAATGGATTGATGTTGAAAGGAGTTTTATTTCTATTCAGAAGATTCAAGAACATTTACCATCTCCTATTtataaaagtataaaactggaaatgaataatattaaattttttgaaGTAATAAAGGATTATCTTCttcataaaaatgttttaa ACATCAAAGATAtcaaaaataatttatatacCTTAAATTTTGAGATATCAAAGAATAAAGATATTGATGATATTTTCCCACTTAACGTATATATAACATTGAAAAgatcatattatttaaaaaatttaaatttattttataaaaatgttataaacatatttttgtgcttatataatattttatatagacaaaataaaatatatagttttttaaataatatagaatCTTTGAATTTATCCAAATTTTTAttggatatatatatcttaattatgttgttaaaaaatgaaagtGTATTTTACgaaaaaattatagaaatagaaaaatgtaaaaattatattgaaaatataaatgttaccaatgaaatattaaaaatattattaagtTATATAAGTGAAGATTCACAAAATGAATTCAATTTTGTAGTAcaaaatattcattttttaaaacgtcttatatataatactaatattaatgagaatgataaaaatgtaaataaaagaatattagATATTTcagaaaaaacaaaatatttaaatataattaatttatctttttcagatatgttattaaaatatatggaTGTATTAAGaaaacagaaaaaaaatggaattcaaaaagaaatatttgCAAAAGATATTATTTGCTCAGAACAAAATATAGTACTTAATGATATGAGTATAGAATTCTTTTCAAATAATGAAtactataaaaatataaaagaaaattgtgaacttttaaaattaaaaattactttccaaataataaagacaatgatttatgtttttaatttaatacaaaagatttataagaataaagacaaggaaaaaatatatttaagaaATATGATAAGTATTTTGTTATTAGATCTTTCATATTCAATTAgtaatttaaatgatacctcttatatattaaattatgaaaatttaataatttctcatttatttttatatttctgtttttcatttttatataactttaaatataatgaatttattattgatatatataagaaatcACAGAGTTCACAAACTTCTAACAATTTTATGTctatagaaaatattaaaaacgaaataacaaagaaaaaaaaaaaatccATAATTAAGGATATGTTGAATCAAGATATTCttttgaataatttttatgctgattataaaaattatatgcAAAAGAGAAAAAGGGAGAAACAAATGAGTAGTCACCATTCTATGTTAAGAGATAACTATATCAATTTAATGATAGGCAAGATATGTTATTTaattaagaaaataaaaaatataaaacataataatatgaagatgaatatatgtagtaatcataatattagTAATTGTGTAATGCTTTTTGTTCTTattaagaatatatattcaaatgATATTTCTTTTAGCAGCCCTTATTTTATGAAGGataaaatttattacaTGTTATGTATTCAATACAatttgatattattaaataaaaattataagtCCTCAGAAAGTATTAATTTTAGTTATGTAACGttaataaaacaaaattttaaccattctttatttcttaacagtgatatacaaaatatgTCACACTTATGTTTTACAACTGATAATATGActataataaataatgaatacatgaacaaatattttaattattttacTAATGATACAatcatatttaataatattgagagaaattattttttaaaacatgTGTCAAATAACAATGTTGAAAAGTTGTTGTACCTATATATTCAATGTGTTGTATGGAAAcataaaaagataaaaatatttagcaatataaatatttgtttattaaaACTTAAGGCTAAccaaaatattttgataaaatTTCGTAATATG ATAATAAAGTATATGGAAAATCTCTTAATCGATTTTCACATTTTATGCTTTGTTTTACATTTGAAGAAGCTAAATTTCggtttttatttttttgatcATAATAGTGGTATACCAACAG ACCTTGATCAAATCCTCTTACCTGTTAAAgaattgaaaaaaatattttttaagaaCAAATTGGAATATCAAAATATTgttaaatattatttcattaagttcttaaaaattaaaatagAGTTATTAAGTAATTTATGTGGttaa